A genomic segment from Drosophila willistoni isolate 14030-0811.24 chromosome 2L unlocalized genomic scaffold, UCI_dwil_1.1 Seg168, whole genome shotgun sequence encodes:
- the LOC124459829 gene encoding protein ALP1-like, with protein MDSDEEFFASAAVINVVMKKTTGIHPLNRNRLKGEFNSLYKNLRQYPDKFFNYTRMSINTFDYILTKIHSKLEKCWTNFVVNPITPCEKLILTLRYLATGASFTSLSYLFKIGRTTVSVIVKETVKALWEELQPKHMPQPSKEMITEIADDFWKLWKFPNCAGAIDGKHIRIQCPPHSGSMFYNYNKFFSVVLQGVADSNCKFIAIEVGGYGKQSDGGTFNASQFYRQLILITNTNLPGSSIKMPYVFVGDEAYPLLETLLRPYSSRTINAEREYFNKRLSRARRCIECAFRIMTSKWRLLWKPIETVPDFVDIIVKAICILHNAIIDLEGSPNVNQDTHTSNENNGSEVFTQQVKDLDNLFVMPFAVYVYKYALILKIHKYNISKTYLVLGDFSQSLSNFFQTTSRLW; from the exons ATGGATTCAGACGAAGAATTTTTTGCGTCAGCAGCAGTTATAAATGTTGTAATGAAAAAAACCACCGGGATCCATCCACTGAATAGAAACCGTTTAAAAGGAGAGTTTAATAgtttgtataaaaatttaaggCAGTATCCtgacaaatttttcaattatactCGAATGTCGATCAATACATTCGATTATATTTTGACGAAGATTCATTCAAAACTGGAAAAGTGTTggacaaattttgttgttaatcCCATAACGCCATGTGAAAAACTTATTCTAACTTTGAG ATATTTAGCAACGGGGGCTTCGTTTACTTCATTGTcgtatttatttaaaattggaAGGACTACAGTCTCCGTTATTGTAAAGGAAACAGTCAAGGCACTTTGGGAGGAGTTGCAGCCAAAGCACATGCCACAGCCTTCAAAAGAAATGATTACCGAGATAGCTGATGACTTTTGGAAATTGTGGAAATTCCCAAATTGTGCTGGGGCTATTGACGGAAAACACATTCGTATTCAGTGTCCACCTCATTCTGGATCCATGTTCTacaattacaacaaatttttttctgttgttctTCAAGGAGTGGCTGATTCAAACTGCAAATTTATTGCAATTGAAGTTGGAGGATATGGAAAACAAAGTGATGGTGGCACTTTTAATGCATCACAGTTTTATCGACAACTAATACTAATAACTAATACTAATTTGCCTGGATCAAGTATTAAAATGCCCTACGTTTTTGTAGGCGATGAAGCATATCCGCTATTGGAAACTCTGTTAAGGCCATACTCAAGCCGCACTATTAATGCTGAAAGAGAGTATTTCAACAAGCGACTCTCCCGAGCTCGCAGGTGCATTGAATGTGCTTTTCGAATTATGACTTCCAAATGGCGTTTGCTCTGGAAGCCAATTGAAACCGTTCCAGATTTCGTCGACATTATTGTAAAGGCAATTTGTATTCTGCATAATGCAATTATTGACCTTGAGGGAAGTCCCAATGTCAAtcaagacacacacacaagcaatGAAAATAATGGAAGTGAAGTTTTCACCCAACAAGTTAAAGATCTGGACAACTTGTTCGTGATGCCTTTTGCAGTTTATGTGTACAAATATGCTTTGATATTAAAAATCCACAAATATAATATAAGCAAAACTTACTTGGTACTTGGAGACTTTTCTCAATCTCtttccaatttttttcaaacaaCCAGCCGATTGTGgtaa